The Polaribacter sp. MED152 region AAGTACAAGTAACAAGTTCTTATTTTTCATTTTAACAACTGCAGTTGTCTTGATTTGATTATGAAAAGGTTGCATACCATATTTAGAAACAGGTTCTACATTCTTTACATCACTCATAAAATAACCTTTTAAGGCTGTATAACCACCATGATATGTATTTACCTTTAAAGAATTACCAGATATTAATAGTTGATTTTTATTATTAATATTAACTTTTGTGAAAGAGGTAATTGGCCCCATTTGTAAACTGGCCTCAAAAGGTACAAAGTCGCTAAATTTGCCATTGTTATTTTCTAAGTAACCAGAAGACAATGTATTTATTTGACTTCTTTTAGCTTTAGCTATTATAGAATCATTAAATATTTTATTAAAAGGAGTTAGCGCAAAATTTGCATGATTTACAAACTTCTTACTCATCACATTCATTTGTGAAGCCAATTCATCTTTTGTGTTTAGAGGATAATATTCATCACCTACCTTATAGGTTATAATACTTTCCTTTTTTCCGTTTTTATCAAAGTCTCCAAAATAGAAATAAATAGGATTATCGATATACTTTGTAAACCTATTATTCTCTCCCCAATTTCCTAAAACAATGTCTTGATCTCCATCTAAATCCACATCAAAAGTGGCAATGCTTTGCCATAAACCATGTAAACTTTCTGGCAATTCTTGTAAGGTAAAATTACCATTGTTGTTGATGTAAATCTTAGGAGTGTCCCACTCTGAAGCAATCAATAAATCTTTTTGATCATCGTTATTCACATCAGCCCAAACAGCATCTGTAACTCTACTATTAAAATTAAATTTTAAGTGAATAGTATAGTTTCCTTTACCATCATTGTTTAAAATTGCAGAATTTACTGTGGCTCCAAAACTACCAGGATTGGATAAGTTACCAATAAAAATATCTTCATCTCCGTCTTTATTATGATCGTAAGCAATAATTGTAGAGGTGTTTAATGGATTGATTAACGTTTTATTTTCAGATCGTTTAAAGCTACCATTCGTATTAATGTACAAACGATCTATTTCATAATTCTGATTTCTTTTTTCATGAATACCAGAAGCTACATAAAGGTCTAAATCTCCATCTTTGTCAATATCTATAAAAGCAGCATCATTATCTTCAAAAGCCTTGTCTGTTTCAAATACTGCTGGTATATTTTTTTTGAATGATGTACCAGAATTCATATAAAGTGCAGCAGCATTTCCAGAAGAACCTCCTATAAAGATATCTTCAAAACCATTATTATCTATATCTGCAATGGTTAATGCTGGCCCAAGAGTAGAAACTTTATAAGGCAACAGTTTTTCGGAAAAAAAGTCGTTATAAGAATCTTCTTCGTGAACATAATCAATTAAATTTTCTTCTTCAAAAGTTTGATTAATACTGTTTTTTGCATCAGCTTTAAACAATCTTTTAGTTGATGAGTAGGTGATTTTTGTAAGCTGATTTGCAGAAATACCTTCAATTTTTTGAACTTCTAAATTTGGCCAAATAACCAAAACTGAGTCAATTTTAGCAATTGTATCTAAACCAAAATGAACCTTAGCTTCTGTAGAAGATAAAAAACCTCTCGATTTAAAAATTTGTTTGGTTTGCTTTTTACCATTAGAATATAAATGAACTTTAGCACCTATAGCTTCTTTATTATTGTCTTTATATGTTAATTGAAATGAAGCTGATTTTGTTGTAGCTGAACTCTTATTTTTAAAAATACCTGCAGGCGCATTTACGTTATTGGTTACCAAGTCTAAATCGCCATCTAAATCTAAATCTACATATACAGCCCCATTAGATAAAGAAGCTTCTTTGGCTAGCCAATTGCCTGTAGTTTCTTTAAATCTTGCAGAATTACCTTTAAATATTTGATTTGGAACACTTCCACTTGGCATTTCATTTATTGATTTATACAACCAATCTACTCCTTTCTTTTGACCATATTTTTTAAAGGTACTAGATACATATTTTTTAAAATCTAAACTGTTAGGTCTTCTTAGAATTCCGTTAGAAATAAATAAATCTTGATGACCATCGTTATTAAAATCAGCAAAAAGAGGAGACCAACTCCAATCTGTATCTGCAACCCCATTATACAAAGCAGTTTCGTTAAAGTATTCTCCATTTTGATTGATTTGAAGCATGTTTCTAGAGTATTGATCTCTGTACCCTAAATTTTTAAGATTGGCTTGCATGTTAAGCATAGCATCATCTCCTTCTGTTTCTTTTAGTACTTTTTCGTCATTTGGCAACATGTCTAAAGTAATGATGTCTTGATAACCATTGCCTGTAATATCTGCTGCATCACTTCCCATAGAAAAACGACTTATAGTAGAAAATTTAGAGGCTAATTCTTCTGAAAACGTACCGTTTTTATTGTTGATGTAATAGTAATCATCTTCATGAAAATCGTTACACACGTAAATATCATCCCAACCATCATTATTAAAATCTGCAATAGAAGCACTTAAACCATAACCATTTACACCACCAAAAATGTTAGCCTCTGTACTTACATCTATAAATTTACCATTGTTGTTCTGCAGTAAAACATCGCCAACCAAAGGCATTCTCTTATTTCGTTTAGAGGCTTTACCATGAGATAAGTTAGTATGCACTGCATGATTTACAATGTAAACATCTAAATCACCATCTTTATCATAATCAAAAAAGTAAGATTGTGTACTATACCCTTTAAAATCTAAACCATATTCTGTAGATTTTTCTGTGAATGTATTATCGCCATTATTTATATACAATTCGTTATGACCTTGAAAATCTAAAAGTTGAGAAACTGCACATACATAAATATCTAAATAGCCATCGTTATTAATATCAACCATGGTAACCCCAGTATTCCAATCAGCATTGCTCTTAATCTTAGATTTTTTGGTAATATCTTCAAATTTAAAATCGCCTTTATTTAAATAAAGCTTATTTTGATTTTGATTAGAAACAAAAAATAAATCTGGTAAACCATCATTATTAATATCGCCAGTTGCAACACCTCCACCATTGTAAAAATAGATGTAGTTTATAATGCTATGATTGGCATCTTCTGTAAGCTGATTCTTAAAATCTATGCCTGTTTCTGAGGCTGCAACTTGATTTAGAAGATAGTTTTCTGAAGGCTCTTTCTTACACTTGCTAAACGTAAATAGGACAATAAGGGCACCTAAAAGTAAATATTGCTTGGTCATTAAAATTATTTAAGGTGGTGTGTTTTACAAACATACAAAATTACCTTAACATAATTTTAACATTGGGGTATTCTATTTTCTACCAAAATCTGCAGGTATTTCACCCCAAGCTTTGGTTTGCCATTTTAAAATCGGGTTTTTAAAAGTGTTTTGTTTTAACCAATTTTCTGCTCTTTTAATTAAATCAAGTAAGTCTTTATTAGAAGCATCAAAATGTAAGTTGGTTTTGCATTTTTTCTGACGAACCCAACTCATAGCAATTTTAGAATCTGAGTAAATAGGCACCTCTTCTTTTTGTTTGCTTTTAAGTAAAGCAATACCATGTACCAAAGCCAAAAACTCGCCTATGTTATTCGTGCCTTTTTTAAAGGGGCCTTTTCTAAAGATTTCTTTTTTATTGTGCGTTAAAACCCCTCTATATTCCATTTTTCCAGGATTACCTGAACATGCAGCATCTACAGAGATACTTTCTAAATTGGGAGCTCCAAATTTCTGCAATTCTGATGCAGACATCTTTTTAGCAGTTGATTTTTTTCCTTTATAATCTTCAAACTTTTTTGTGAAGGCAAGTTCTGCTTCATCTAAGCTTAAGAAAGATTTGTATTGGGCTCCTTCAAAACCATCAATTTGTCTTTTACAAACATTCCATGATGAGAATATTCCAGGTTTACGCCCTTTCCAAACTACATAGAATTTCTTTTTACTCATTAACGTCTAAAATTACACCTTCAATAATTCTTGGAAAATAGGCTTGCTCTAATTTATGAATTTTATTCGCAATTTCTTCTGGAGAATCGTCAGGTTCAAGTGCTGTTTTTGCTTGATAGATAATAGCACCTTCATCATAATTTTCGTTCACAAAATGTATGGTAATTCCGGCTTCTGACTCATTATTTTCAGCAACTGCTTTATGTACATTCATTCCATACATACCTTTACCTCCATATTTTGGTAGCAAAGCAGGGTGAATATTTATAATTCTCTTTGGAAACGCATTTACAACCTTAGCAGGCACTCTCCATAAAAAACCTGCAAGAATAATAAAATCTGCCTTCTCTTTTAACAGCTCTAAAATAGTGTCTGTCTCAAAAAAATCATTTCTAGTAAAGTGTAAACAAGGTACATTTAGCTTTGAACATCGCTCAAAAACTTTGGCCTCTTTATTATTACATAAAACCTGTACAACCTTTGCAGTTTTAGTTTTGTTGAAAAATTTAATAATATTTTCGGCATTTGAACCTGAGCCAGAAGCAAAAACAATAATACGTTTCATATTTATATTTCTATTTTACAAAAAAAGGAATAATTATTAAGAAATCAAGCAATTATTAAAGGCTATTAAACATTTTTATTTATATTTAGTAATCATTTTTTAGGCAAAAGTTAGTTAGAATTAATAAGATTTGTATTTTTGCCCCGATTTAAATTTTAAAAAAACAAAAAATTATGTCAGACATTGCATCAAGAGTAAAAGCTATTATCGTAGATAAATTAGGCGTAGACGATAATGAAGTAACAACAGAAGCTAGCTTCACAAATGATTTAGGAGCAGATTCTTTAGATACTGTTGAGTTAATTATGGAATTCGAGAAAGAATTTGATATTCAAATTCCAGACGATCAAGCAGAAAACATTGGTACTGTAGGTCAAGCAGTTAGCTATATAGAAGAAGCAAAAAAGTAATATTTATATGCAGTTAAAACGAGTAGTAGTTACTGGACTTGGTGCTTTAACACCAATTGGTAATAATATAGAAGAATATTGGAATGCTTTAATTAACGGAGTTAGTGGAGCAGCACCTGTAACGTATTATGATGCTGCCAAGTTCAAAACTCGTTTTGCATGTGAATTAAAGAATTTTACAGCTACTGACTTTTTAGATAGAAAAGAAGCTCGTAAAATGGATAGATTTACGCAATATGCAATGGTTGCTTCAGATGAAGCTATTGCAGATTCAAAACTAAATCTAGACGAAGTTAACAAATTACGTGTGGGCGTAATTTGGGGAGCAGGAATTGGTGGTTTAGAAACTTTTCAAAATGAAGTTTTAAACTTTGCTGCAGGAGATGGTACTCCAAGGTTTAACCCTTTCTTTATCCCAAAAATGATTGCAGATATTGCTCCTGGAAATATTTCTATTAAAAATGGATTTATGGGGCCAAATTACACTACTGTATCTGCATGTGCATCATCTGCAAATGCGATGATAGATGCACTAAACTACATAAGATTAGGTCATTGTGATGTTATTGTTACTGGTGGTTCAGAAGCTGCTGTAACTATAGCTGGTATGGGTGGCTTTAACTCTATGCATGCATTATCAACCAGAAACGAAAGCCCAGAAACTGCATCAAGACCTTTTGATGCTGAAAGAGATGGATTTGTTTTAGGTGAAGGTGCAGGTGCTATTGTGTTAGAAGAATATGAACATGCAAAAGCTAGAGGCGCTAAAATTTACGCTGAAGTAATTGGTGGTGGTATGTCTTCTGATGCTTATCATATGACAGCTCCACATCCAGAAGGAATTGGAGTAATAGCAGTTATGAAAAACTGCTTGGAAAACTCTGGAATTAAGCCAGAAGATGTAGATCATATTAATACACATGGTACTTCTACTCCATTAGGAGACGTTGCTGAACTTAAAGCAATTTCTGAGGTTTTTGGAGAGCATGCTAAGAGTATTAATATCAATTCTACCAAATCTATGACAGGGCATTTATTAGGAGCTGCTGGTGCAATAGAGGCAATTGCGTCTATTTTATCAATACAAAACAGTATTATACCTCCTACTATAAATCACTCTACTCCAGATGAAAATATTAATCCAGAATTAAATCTTACGCTAAACAAAGCTCAAAAAAGAGAGGTGAATATAGCAATGAGTAATACATTTGGTTTTGGTGGTCATAATGCTTGTGTTGCCTTTAAGAAATTAGAGGAATAAACTATGAATTTTATTCGAAAAATAGTCAAATCTCAGTCTGATGAAGATAAAGAGTTATACTTCGAATTAAAAACCTTGCTCAATTTTTCACCAAAGAAAATTAGTAAATACAAAAAAGCGTTTACACACAGATCTGTGCAAATGACAGACAGTAAAGGAAACCCTATTAACTATGAACGTTTAGAGTTTTTAGGAGATTCTATTTTAGGCTCTGTTATTGCATCTTATTTGTACAAAAAAGTACCTACTGGTTCAGAAGGTTATTTAACCCAAATGCGATCTAAAATTGTTAGTAGAGAGCATTTAAATGAATTAGGTAAAGACTTAGAACTTATTCGTTTTGTAAAAAGTAATATTGATCAAAACACTGTAGGAGATAATATTCATGGAAATATTTTTGAAGCTTTAGTTGGTGCTATTTATTTAGATAGAGGATACAACTATGCCCAAAAATTTATTTATGAAAATGTAATATTACCTTATGTTAATATTGAGAGATTAGAGGGTAAAATTACAAGCTACAAAGGCTTAATTATAGAATGGTGCCAAAAACAGAAGAAAAAATATAAGTTTGAAACTTATGAGGATTCTGGAAACGAAGCCATTAAACACTTTAGTGTAAAAGTTAGTATTGATGGAGAGCAAGTTGCTAAAGGTAGAGCAACCTCTAAAAAGAAAGCAGAGGAACAAGCCTCAAAGAGAGTATATTACGCCTTTCAAAGTGAAATTTCTGCAGGCTAAACACGATAACGTTTTCGTGAAAATCTCAAAAAAACTCATAAACAATTAGTAAATTAGCAACTTATTAAGTGGAATTAAAGCTAATTGATATTTGTGCCTATTCATTCATTAAGTCTTGATGTTTTTGAAGAAGAATATTCCTTAATAGGAATACACACTACATTAGAAGATTATAAGCTAGCTTACCTGCTTAATAAGAAATTAGGAATAAATTTGTGCAAATCGAAAAACGATTTAAAGTTTAACGATACTTCACATAAAGCATCCTTTTCAATTTATAATTATTTAAATGAAGAGTTTGATTACGAATGGTTTTTAATAGCTAATAGCTCTAAAAGAGAAAATCAAACAGAATCGAACGAATTATTACTAACTTCTGAAACAAAAACATATTTAATTTCAGAAAAGAAAAAAGTAGATTTCTTTATCAAAATTTCGGGCAGTTTCGATTATAGTTTTACCCTAGAAGTTGTAGATAAAATAAAAGAAATTAATCACATTATTACATCCTATTCAATAGATAAAAACTCACTAAAGTCTAAAGACTTTTTAACTTTTTAAGATATGCCAAATAATAATAAAACTAAAATAGTTGCAACCTTAGGGCCAGCAACAGATACTAAAGAAATACTTACAGATTTAGCTAAAACTGGTGTAAATGTCTTTAGAATTAACTTTTCTCATGCAGATTATGAAGATGTAAAACGAAAAGTAAAAATCATTAGAGAGATTAATGAAGAAAATGGCTTTAACATAGCAATTTTAGGCGATTTACAAGGTCCTAAACTAAGAGTTGGAGTTATGGAAGAAGGTGTTGAATTAAATGATGGAGATACCTTTACATTCACAACTGAAAAATGTATAGGAACTAAAGAAAAAGCCTTTATGACCTATCAACGTTTTCCAAAAGACGTAAAAGTTGGTGAACAAATTTTAGTAGACGATGGTAAATTACTTTTCGAAGTAGTTTCTACAAATAAAGAAACCGAAGTTGTTGTAAAAGTAATTGTAGGAGGCCCTTTAAAATCTAAAAAAGGAGTAAACTTACCTAACACAGCTATTTCTTTACCTGCACTTACAGAAAAAGATATGGAAGATGCAGTCTTCGCAATAGAACAAGAAGTAGATTGGATTGCTTTATCTTTTGTAAGAACACCAGATGATTTAAGAATGTTACGCGATTTAATTGCACAACATTCAGAATATAGAATTCCTGTAATTGCCAAAATAGAAAAGCCAGAAGCCGTTAAAAATTTAGATGCTTTAATTCCTTATTGTGATGGATTAATGGTGGCTCGTGGAGATTTAGGTGTTGAAATACCAATGCAAGAAGTACCATTAATTCAGAAAAAATTAGTTAGACGTGCAAAAAGAGCAAGAATTCCTGTAATTATTGCAACACAAATGATGGAAACAATGATCGATAACTCTGTACCAACTAGAGCAGAAGTTAATGATGTTGCCAATTCTATTATGGATGGTGCAGATGCAGTAATGCTTTCTGGAGAAACTTCTGTAGGTAAACACCCAATTAGAGTAATTCAGAAAATGTCTGAAATTATTAAAAGTGTGGAAAACTCTAGAATGATTAAAGTACCACATGAAGCACCACATATTAGAACCAATAGATTTGTAACTAAATCAATTTGTTATCATGCAGCATTAATGGCAAATGACACCAATGCAGCTGCTATATGTACACTAACTAACAGTGGTTATACAGCATTCCAAATTTCTGCATGGAGACCTAGAACTCATGTTTTAGCCTTTTCTACAGACAGAAGAATACTTGGTAAATTAAATTTACTTTGGGGTGTAAGAGCGTATTACTACAATAAAAACTTTTCTACAGATGATACAGTAGAAGATGTAAACAGAATAGCAAAAGACAAAGGTTTTGTAAAAGCAGGAGATTTAATTATTAACTTAGCATCTATGCCAGCAGAAGCAAAAGGTATGGTAAATACTTTACGTGTTTCTGAGGTAGAATAAGTTAAAAATCATCTTTTTTTATAACAAATGAAATACACAAAATTACCAAATACTGATGTTGAAGTATCTAAAATTTGTTTAGGTACTATGACTTGGGGAAATCAGAATACAGAAGCTGAAGGCCATGCTCAAATGGATTATGCTTTAGAAAATGGTGTAAACTTTTTTGATGCAGCAGAACTATATCCAGTTCCTGCAAACCCAGAAACTTATGGAGGTACTGAAAGAATAATTGGTACTTGGTTTAAGAAGACAGGAAATAGAGAAAAGGTAATCTTAGCTAGTAAAATAGCTGGTGGAGGAGATTATACTGCTCATATTAGAAATGGAGGTATAAGTAAAGATAATATTATAGATGCTGTAGACAAAAGCTTACAGCGTTTACAAACAGACTATATAGATTTATATCAGTTGCACTGGCCAAATAGAGGTGTAAATTGTTTTGGAGTAAGAGATTTCCCTTTACAAGCAGCCAATGATGAAACTGAAAATTACCTAGAAATCTTAGAAACACTTCAAGATTTTATTAAACAAGGAAAAATAAAACACGTTGGTTTATCTAACGAAACTCCTTGGGGTACAATGAAATACCTGCAAGCTTCAGAACAATATAATTTACCAAGACCAGTTACTGTGCAAAACTCTTATTCTATGATTCATAGAGGTTATGAAGTTGGTATGAGCGAAGTTTCTTTAAGAGAAAATGTTGGTTTATTAGCATACTCACCTTTAGCTCAAGGCGTATTATCTGGAAAATATTTAAACGGAAATTTACCTGAAGGTGCAAGAGGAACTTTATTTCCTAGATTTATTGCAAGGTATAAAAACGATGCAAGTGAAAGAGCTGTAAAAAAATATTTACAAATTGCAGAAAAAAATAATTTAACCTTAACTGAATTGTCTCTGGCCTTTGTAAATCAATTGCCTTTTGTTACAAGTAACATTATTGGAGCCACTAAATTAGATCAATTAAAAGAGAATATTAATTCTATTAATGTTGAGTTATCTGAAGAAACTATTAAAGAAATTAATGCTGTGCATGCAGAAATTCCAAATCCTGCACCATAAATAAATCTCTTATCAAAATAGAAAAGGCTTAGTATTTATTTACTAAGCTTTTTTTGTGACCTTATTATTTTTTAATTCATATTCAACCTTACTTTCTTTACAAACTGCAATACCATCATTATTAAAATCTAAGGTATGCCCATGTTCACTAACCCAACCTATTTGTTTTGAAGGATTCCCAACAACCAATGCATAAGGTAAAACCTCTTTTGTAACTACAGTTCCAGCACCAATAAATGCATATTCTCCAATATGATTACCACACACTATAGTTGCGTTAGCACCAATACTTGCTCCTTTCTTAACCTTCGTTTTTAAATATCTATTTTTTCTATTAATGGCACTTCTAGGATTTATAACGTTTGTAAAAACCATAGATGGCCCTAAAAAAACATCATCTTCGCAAGTAACTCCTGAATAAATAGATACATTATTCTGCACTTTTACGTTTCTACCCAAAACAACATTTGGAGATACAACTACATTCTGACCCAAGTTACAGCTTTCACCAATTTTACTATTAGACATAATGTGACTAAAATGCCAAATTTTAGTGCCTTTTCCTATTTTACAATTATCATCTATAACAGCTGTTTCGTGAGCAAAGTATTCCATATCAATATTTAAGGTAATTTATTTTGTAAATGTACTAAATATAAAAACCCAACTAAATAGTTGGGTTTATTTTTTTACATATTTAGAGGTTTATTTAATCTACTAAAAAAGAAATAGGTAAAGTGTACCTAACCTTAACAGATTTTGAACCTTGTTTACCTGGTGTAAATTGAGGTAGTTTTTCTATCAATTCTTGAGTTTCTTGCTTCAACTTAATATGAGGTGCTCTAATTTTAATATCTACAACTTTACCAGTATTATCAATAATAAATTGAGTCTGAATTCTGTATTTACCAGATCTTAAACCAATTTCATTGGCCAACTGAGCGTCAAAATTTCGTTGTACAAATTTTAGCATCTTTTTGTCAAAACACTTTTTGTTTTCCTCTTTTGATAAGCCTTCACAGCCTTTAAATATTGGCGCGTTTTCTATTGAAATAAAAGGAACAGGATCTTCATCTTCTTCATCTACAGGTTCTGGTACTGTTTCAATTTTATCAATATCAAAATCAACTTTTTGCTTTTTAGGCTCTGTTAGAATAACCGATTCAGTTTTATCATCATCAACCTTATCAATTTTCTCATCTAAGATTAATCGATCTGGTTTTTGTAGTTCAACCTTAGGTTTAACAGTTGTTTCCTTGGTAAAGAAAACCTCTGTATTTGGCTCTAAGTAAATACCTTTGGAGACTTCTGGTTCATAGACTGCTAAAGATTTCTGTTTTGTTTCATGCTCTAATACAATGTAGACCACAAAAAGTACTAATACAAGTCCTAACTGAGTAAAAATGGTTGAGAACTTTTCTAATTGTTTGGTAGGTAGTTTTTTCACGTTTTTCATAATTAGAAAGTTTAAATGTTAAGACTATGTTAAAACAAACTTTATGCCAAAAAAAACATCCTTATAAAGGATGCTATTTATTATTATAATTTTCGGCGACTTTCTCTAATTCATCATACCAATTCTGACCAAACTTTCGAATTAACGCTTGTTTTACAAATTTATAAACTGGCACCTGTAACTCTTTACCTAAAGAGCAAGCATCATCACAAATTTCCCATTTATGATAATTCACAGCAGAAAACTCGCTATAATCTTTAACTCGAACTGGGTATAAATGGCAAGAAATAGGTTTTTTCCAGCTGATTTCTCCTTGATTATACGCTTCTTCAATACCACAAAGAGCGGTATTTTTATCATCAAAAATAACATAAGCACAGTCTGCACCATCAATTAAAGGTGTTTCTAATTCACCCCACTCACTTGTTACCCAAGCACCTTCTTTTTCTATAACCTCTATACCTTCTTTACGCAAAAAAGGCTTTACTTTCGGATAAATATTCTCTAAGATTTTTGTTTCTTCTTTTTCTAATGGAGCACCAGCTTCGCCATCTACACAGCAAGCACCTTTACATGCAGAAATATTACAGACAAATTCCTTTTCTATAATATCTTCAGAAACGATTGTTTTACCTAGTTGAAACATAATGGCAAAAATAAGTATATTTTTTACTGTATTTTTATAAATTGATAAAGTTAGTTGACTAATTTTGCACCAAAATTTAATTGATTTATGATGGATTTTAATTTAAAAGAAATTTTTACTGCTTTTATGGTACTTTTTGCAGTAATCGATATTATTGGTAACATACCAATTGTAATTGATTTACGTAAAAAAGTAGGTCATATTCAGTCTGAAAAAGCCTCTATTATAGCAGGTTGTATCATGGTTATTTTTCTTTTTTTAGGGCAGAGTTTACTAAGTTTAATTGGTATTGATGTAAACTCTTTTGCTGTAGCAGGTTCTTTTATTTTATTTTTCATTGCTTTAGAAATGATTTTAGGAATTACACTTTATAAAGATGATGGTGATTCTGGAACTATAACTGCTACTATATTTCCATTAGCTTTTCCTTTAATTGCAGGGCCAGGAAGTTTAACTACACTGCTTTCTTTACGAGCTGAATTTGCAATTCAAAACATTATTGTTGCAGTTTTCTTTAATGTTATTGTTATCTACATTGTCTTAAAAACATCTTCTAAAATAGAACGATTAATAGGACCTTCTGGAATACAAATTATTAGAAAAGTTTTTGGGGTAATCTTATTAGCAATCGCTGTGAAATTATTTGCTCAAAATATCAAAGCATTATTTATTTAATATGATGTTTGACTGTTTAATTATTGGTGGTGGAGTTTCTGGAATGCAATGTGCCTTAGTTTTAGGGTCTGCAAAAAACAAAGCTTTTGCTTCGGATAAAAAAATTGGCATTATTACCCACCAAAGAGCTTCTCATTTAGAAAATGCACTATTTAATAATGTTCTTGGTTTATCTGCAGGTACTCTTGGTAAAGACATTTTGAAACAAAGTAAGAGTCAATTAAATAGTTTATACGCTCATATAGCACAAATAGAGAAAGAAAAAGTACTATCTATAGACAAAATAGAGGATGTTTACAGCGTTAAAACTAATAAGAACACCTATAGCACTAAAATAGCAATCATAGCCTTAAACTATTCAAAACCATTTACAATAGATGGTTTAAACAGTTATTTGATTCCTCATAAAAAAGCAAATCCTGCAAAAGATAGAATTCAACTAGAGAACAAAGATCATTTTATAACAGATGGCTTATATTGTTGTGGAACTATAGCTGGACATCGAAGTCAATTTGCAATTGCTGCAGGTAGT contains the following coding sequences:
- a CDS encoding VCBS repeat-containing protein, with product MTKQYLLLGALIVLFTFSKCKKEPSENYLLNQVAASETGIDFKNQLTEDANHSIINYIYFYNGGGVATGDINNDGLPDLFFVSNQNQNKLYLNKGDFKFEDITKKSKIKSNADWNTGVTMVDINNDGYLDIYVCAVSQLLDFQGHNELYINNGDNTFTEKSTEYGLDFKGYSTQSYFFDYDKDGDLDVYIVNHAVHTNLSHGKASKRNKRMPLVGDVLLQNNNGKFIDVSTEANIFGGVNGYGLSASIADFNNDGWDDIYVCNDFHEDDYYYINNKNGTFSEELASKFSTISRFSMGSDAADITGNGYQDIITLDMLPNDEKVLKETEGDDAMLNMQANLKNLGYRDQYSRNMLQINQNGEYFNETALYNGVADTDWSWSPLFADFNNDGHQDLFISNGILRRPNSLDFKKYVSSTFKKYGQKKGVDWLYKSINEMPSGSVPNQIFKGNSARFKETTGNWLAKEASLSNGAVYVDLDLDGDLDLVTNNVNAPAGIFKNKSSATTKSASFQLTYKDNNKEAIGAKVHLYSNGKKQTKQIFKSRGFLSSTEAKVHFGLDTIAKIDSVLVIWPNLEVQKIEGISANQLTKITYSSTKRLFKADAKNSINQTFEEENLIDYVHEEDSYNDFFSEKLLPYKVSTLGPALTIADIDNNGFEDIFIGGSSGNAAALYMNSGTSFKKNIPAVFETDKAFEDNDAAFIDIDKDGDLDLYVASGIHEKRNQNYEIDRLYINTNGSFKRSENKTLINPLNTSTIIAYDHNKDGDEDIFIGNLSNPGSFGATVNSAILNNDGKGNYTIHLKFNFNSRVTDAVWADVNNDDQKDLLIASEWDTPKIYINNNGNFTLQELPESLHGLWQSIATFDVDLDGDQDIVLGNWGENNRFTKYIDNPIYFYFGDFDKNGKKESIITYKVGDEYYPLNTKDELASQMNVMSKKFVNHANFALTPFNKIFNDSIIAKAKRSQINTLSSGYLENNNGKFSDFVPFEASLQMGPITSFTKVNINNKNQLLISGNSLKVNTYHGGYTALKGYFMSDVKNVEPVSKYGMQPFHNQIKTTAVVKMKNKNLLLVLANNDSLKTYSFK
- a CDS encoding viroplasmin family protein, producing MSKKKFYVVWKGRKPGIFSSWNVCKRQIDGFEGAQYKSFLSLDEAELAFTKKFEDYKGKKSTAKKMSASELQKFGAPNLESISVDAACSGNPGKMEYRGVLTHNKKEIFRKGPFKKGTNNIGEFLALVHGIALLKSKQKEEVPIYSDSKIAMSWVRQKKCKTNLHFDASNKDLLDLIKRAENWLKQNTFKNPILKWQTKAWGEIPADFGRK
- the purN gene encoding phosphoribosylglycinamide formyltransferase; this encodes MKRIIVFASGSGSNAENIIKFFNKTKTAKVVQVLCNNKEAKVFERCSKLNVPCLHFTRNDFFETDTILELLKEKADFIILAGFLWRVPAKVVNAFPKRIINIHPALLPKYGGKGMYGMNVHKAVAENNESEAGITIHFVNENYDEGAIIYQAKTALEPDDSPEEIANKIHKLEQAYFPRIIEGVILDVNE
- a CDS encoding acyl carrier protein codes for the protein MSDIASRVKAIIVDKLGVDDNEVTTEASFTNDLGADSLDTVELIMEFEKEFDIQIPDDQAENIGTVGQAVSYIEEAKK
- the fabF gene encoding beta-ketoacyl-ACP synthase II, which codes for MQLKRVVVTGLGALTPIGNNIEEYWNALINGVSGAAPVTYYDAAKFKTRFACELKNFTATDFLDRKEARKMDRFTQYAMVASDEAIADSKLNLDEVNKLRVGVIWGAGIGGLETFQNEVLNFAAGDGTPRFNPFFIPKMIADIAPGNISIKNGFMGPNYTTVSACASSANAMIDALNYIRLGHCDVIVTGGSEAAVTIAGMGGFNSMHALSTRNESPETASRPFDAERDGFVLGEGAGAIVLEEYEHAKARGAKIYAEVIGGGMSSDAYHMTAPHPEGIGVIAVMKNCLENSGIKPEDVDHINTHGTSTPLGDVAELKAISEVFGEHAKSININSTKSMTGHLLGAAGAIEAIASILSIQNSIIPPTINHSTPDENINPELNLTLNKAQKREVNIAMSNTFGFGGHNACVAFKKLEE
- the rnc gene encoding ribonuclease III, with protein sequence MNFIRKIVKSQSDEDKELYFELKTLLNFSPKKISKYKKAFTHRSVQMTDSKGNPINYERLEFLGDSILGSVIASYLYKKVPTGSEGYLTQMRSKIVSREHLNELGKDLELIRFVKSNIDQNTVGDNIHGNIFEALVGAIYLDRGYNYAQKFIYENVILPYVNIERLEGKITSYKGLIIEWCQKQKKKYKFETYEDSGNEAIKHFSVKVSIDGEQVAKGRATSKKKAEEQASKRVYYAFQSEISAG
- a CDS encoding IPExxxVDY family protein; translated protein: MPIHSLSLDVFEEEYSLIGIHTTLEDYKLAYLLNKKLGINLCKSKNDLKFNDTSHKASFSIYNYLNEEFDYEWFLIANSSKRENQTESNELLLTSETKTYLISEKKKVDFFIKISGSFDYSFTLEVVDKIKEINHIITSYSIDKNSLKSKDFLTF